CTGCAATAATTGAAGGGCATTCTAGAAACAAGGTAAAAAGCTCTACTAGCTACATAACTTTTAGTTATGAAAACAAGACTTCAGGTATTCTTTAAGCATTTCACATCTCATGGTTGATTATCATATTAATTCatagaaattttttaaatatctgATGCATATGATCAGTCAGTTATAGCTTTTAAGCATAAGCTTTTCAAATATAACATGTTATGGAAGTGGATCAAAATGGAGGTATTACCTTCACTAAGATCATCAGGATTTTACATCAGGGAAACAGAATGGCATATAATAACTGGATAAAATAATGGTGgagatttattattgaatattgtAGGTAACACAACAAAGTGCAAGTGACATATAAACCTGTAATGGTGCAGATGATATGCCATCTTATGCACCAGGCTAACCCCATCCACTTTACACCCATAGACCATATTGAAATGATCTCTGTGTATTAAAATGCAAACTGACTACcttacaaatatttcttttgaaaGTTGCACTTACACCGTAAATATTATGAATTAGGCAGTCTATTTAGAAAAAGCCTTTGATAATAACTGGAATCTTCTCAgtttaaaagatgattctcaacATGTCTCCAGCCTCTGATGCCATGAAACTTGAATAGCAATTAAGTTCTGCTGAAGAGCCTATGATAATTCACTATGGAGCTAATAAAACTTGATTTACTATTAGAATGACTAATGATCCTCTTTTTCCAGATAGGAGTTAATGAACATATGCAAGTTACAAGAATGTATAAAAGTCATATGCAGTGTACGTCTATCTGACAATCTTTACAAATGTTATTCTATTCTTGAAAACTGTACCACTAGTTTCAACATTGTAGCTACTTCTTGCCTTTAGGCATTTTTTAATGAAGATACTCCATATATTTATTTTCCAGCAATTGGCAAACATAGGAACAACTTCTTGCACTCATTATTTCCCCTTGGAAAAATCTTCAACAAGTTGTGCTTTCTAATAGCATTCTCTTGTGTCTATGCTGATTTATCTTAAGTTTCAACTGCTCTATTTGGTTTATTCGTTTTGTTCTGTTATTTCTAGTCTTTTATTGATCACAGTAAGATCTTGTCGAGCTCCTGCCTGTACCAAGATATAGTCAGTTCGTTATAGTAATCATCTGTTGTGGTCCAACCCTTATGCTTGCTGGCATCCCTTAACACTCATTTTATCCTGCTAGGGAGCTATTTCTCATATGCTCTTGGTTTTTCATGCTAATTGTTTATCTGTTTGCAAACGGCTTTCTGAGACTTTAGTGGTCAGTGTTGATCTAAGAGGTGTTTGTCACAACTATAGTGGTAATGTTCTGAGATATAAAGTTATACATGTGTATTTACGTACTTGTGAGACTTTTATAGACTTATTTTCTGTTTGACATTATGCTTCTTGGCCTATGTTTTAGTCTAGTCAACTTTTTTCCAACCATTTATTGGTTAGGGAAATTTAACCTTCCCCATTAGAACCTCTCCATGGTTCTCATATGAATtcagatatctttctctttccACATAGAGCAACCTTGTTAcagattttcatttattttgtaaatttataaatttaatgtaACAGAATAGAGTGGTTGAAGCTGGGGGAGTTGATCGCATTGTTGTTTGCCTCGTACGTGGCTCAGGGATATCAAAAGCTGCAATTAAGTTGCTCTTTGAATTATTGCAAGATGGTTCAACGTGGAAGGAATCTACATGTACGAAACTTAAGCAACAAAGCAGTGCTATATTTTTTCTTGTAACGCTTCTGCATGGTACCGATAGAGAGTCAGAAGAAAAAGCTGAAGTTATCTTATCAAAGCTTTGtgatgatgacgatgatgcAATTTCAGCTGCAGCTGCCTGCGGTTGGTATAAGCCACTAATTGATCATCTCTGTCATGGTTAGCCATCTAAAGCCTGATGTTTtccattatttattttcatatgtTGCTTTAATAAAACTCTAGGTTCTAAAAGCCATTGATTGTGCATGTGTCAGTCGCCTGCTGGTATGGTCCTGCCGTGTCAGCATGCATGCAGGCTCTTCCAAaacagaaaaggaaaaaatgaaaaagtaaCTAAAAATGGTATAAAAGAGTTGTGCTTTGCCTAGACTAGGGCACATTTAAACCATCAACATTCCTTGAATAACCTGTGAAAAATCCTTCAGTAAATCATAAAATTCACAGATCATTGACCAATTCTTCTTAACTTAGAACCTGAGAATAATTCATATAAACTTGTGAATAATTCAGATAATCATTTGGTCAATGAAAATACCATGAATAGTTCAAGAATTTTCCGGCAATATGGAGGATATTGACATCGTACCATGCTTTTTAAAGTTATGACTTCTTCAAGTATTGTAGTTGCATTAGTGGGACATTTGTCGTCTACTGTTTTGTATCTAAACATATGTCTCTTGTAATGTGTCTATTTAGTAATATTTGGAATGGCCTTTCTATCTTGCCTTAGTCTGATAGTCTTTCCCTAACTCAtctagggctgcaaatggatcAGATCAACCTGTTTCCAACCTGAAAATAACCTAGTCCAGTTCAAACGAAGATCATGTGGACCAGGGTTGGTTGGAACTCTTGACGCATTTAATGAACAGACCCAGACATAGATATGAGACACAATATAAACCAGAACAAATCTGAAACTAATGTActgtaaaataaaatttatgtacTTAACTATCAAATTTTGCTGCTAACTGTGACTTAGATGCAGTTCTTGAGTAATCTTATGCAGAATGAGATGTTGACAGCACATAAATATTGATATATTTTGTTGTATTCATACTGTTAACTAACCAATTGACCCCAAAAGGTTATGCTGATAGGAAAAGGGCCAACAATGCATATTAAGCTTAACAAATCAACCCCCCCTCATGTGTGGCTCAGACCATGCATACTAGCTCTGATACAATGTCAACTGACCAATTGACCTCTAGAGCTTAAGCTGATAGGGAAAGGGCCAATAATATATATCGGGATTAATACATGTATATTATACTTAGGATACGATTAGGTAAATATAATCTATGGTTTATGTGAGTGCTGTTTTTTAGCATGGTTTAGGTCAGAAATAATTATCGGACTTGATCCAATCTGTTCCAAATAAACATGAATCAGGTTGGTTCAAATTTTTAATTCGATTTGAGTAGATACCAGGCCTGCATTGTGCCAGGACCTGATCCAATCTGATAAACTTTCATCTCTATTTCCTTACTCTTAATGCACCTAGCTTGATCTATGTTTTTTCAGTTTCCTTTCTCTCATCTTAGCTTGTCCAAGAAAAAGTGGTTTCTTTGTAGGCCTGACCTGTTGTATAggttatatatttttcttgtttAAAGATGGGCAACTTTTTCGGCTTCTTTGTAGGCCTAACCTGTTGTATAGATCATCTATTTTGCTTGCTTAAAGATGGGCAACTTTTTCTTGATAATAGACCGGACCCCAAATTCCAGAATGAAATTCTTTATACATATGTCACCTAACTTTAAATTCTGTAAGCACATCTCTACCTGTGCTTTGAAACCAATTTGCCATTAAGTCACACATCATATCCTTTAACAGTTCGTTTCTATTGttcattttatgttttaatcTAGATCCCAATACGTTTCTTGGGCATCTGGTGGTTTTCCTCTTTTATTCTTGCTCCTACTGCATATACATCCATAACATCTAGCTGATACGAAGCTTTCAAACTTCCTTTCTCAATCCTTGCatattaatctttttttctatttttaggacTAAGCGATCTATTAGCTGTGCATTTTTCCCATGTCTGGAAGTAGTTAAATGCTCACCTTTGTAAAATTCATAATTGCTATTCTGTAAGAAATCATGAAATCAACTATGTCATTTAATGGATTTCTATCTCCAAAGTCTTCAGTATGATGCATGCTCTGATATCATCTGCTACTCCCTTGAGGTCATGACCTATCAAATCCCTTTCCCTTATTTTTTTACTCAAGAAGTGCTTACATTAAACTGTGCATCCCTTGCAAAATTGCGTCTCTTTGTTCTCCTCCGATCGTACTTACATTGTATGCTTGCTATTGGTTCATAAGCCTTTTGTTATGTACTTTGTGCTCCAGAAGCTTAACTTCATTGCTGGTGTAATTTTTCAGACAGTAAGCTTGTAGCCTTTATCAATCTTTAGGGattttccttcttttgattgGTTTGTTCCTTCCATCACACCAGCTCAAAGTATCGACATCTCAAGTTTCAAGTCATATTATTTTCAGCTTTGTGACATTTTTCTCTTAACTGGCCATCCATTTGATGCAAATCAGTGTTATTGCTGGTTTTTGCTTGCTGTAAATGcataatcaaactctttgatgcaAAGTTTGTAAGCATTCGTATAGCACGGTAATAAGTCTAAGATATTTTGTGACTTGCCATTTAGGTCCAGAACGATCGAGAATGGCTATGGCAAGATTTCTTGTGGAAACAGAATTCATTGATCAGAATATAAAACTTCTTGGTGAAGGAGGAGCAATACCTCCCTTAGTGAAAATGGCCTCAGGAAATCTGGAATCAAAAGATTTGGCTCTCTCTGCTCTGGCTAAGTTGTTGAGTTGTCGGGACAACAAAAGGATAGTTGCTTCTGCAGGAGGGGTTCCTCTTGTCATAGAACATATCTTCTCTTCCCATGCTCCCACAATTATAGTCGCAAAGtgctctgaaattcttgagagaCTCTCTTCAGATGATGGCATAGAATTTCTTGTAGATGCTAATGGGACACGTCTTGAGTTAGGGCCTATCATAACCAACTTGATGGCCATCcttcagaaatcaaattcctctcCCACCATTAGGAAACCAGTTTTACGTTCACTCCTGAACATCTGCAAGTCTGAAGAAATACTTGCTGAGAAGACAGTTGCTGCCACCAATGGTGTCTCTTTGGTGCTTCCCTTGCTCGAAGATCCTGATCAGGATATCCGAGAGCTTGCACTCAAGCTCATCCATCACTTCTCCCAGAATGAACCGGACGGTATAGCAGATTTCCTCCTGGACAGCAGACTGGAGACATTTGTTGGCTTTCTCGAGGGTGACACCTGCAGTGATGCGCAGGTGGCAGCAGCAGGGTTAATAGCCTGTCTTCCAAAATCGGAAGTTGCTCTTACTAATAGTTTGATTAAGCTAGATGTGATACCTATTCTTTTGAACATGCTCAGGATAGGAACAGCTGAAGCAAAGGAAACTGTGCTTGGGGCCCTCTTCCGGTTTACAGATCCTTCTAACATTGAGATGCAACAACTGGTGGTAAATTTGGGAGCTTATCCATTGCTTGTGAGCATCCTGCAGTCTGGAAGCACAACAGCCAAGGCAAGAGCAGCAGCCCTGATCGGCAACCTTTCTTCAAACAGTAGTAGACTTACCGCAGCACCAGTCAGGACTGGCTGCTGGTGTTTCCGGGCATCACCTCCTAGTGTATGTGAATTGCATGGAGGTATATGTGACATGACATCTACCTTTTGCCTATTAAAGGCAAAAGCTTTGCCATGCTTGGTAAATTTGTTGCAAGAGCATCAAGATGCCACCACTTATGAGACCCTTCAAGCATTGGGGACCCTGGTTCAGGATGGATTGTCTTATAGAGGAGCCAAAATTTTGCACCAAGCAGGTGCCATTGATCTGATATTGGGTGTTTTGAACTGGGGGTCAGTTGCTTTGAAAGAAGCTGCTCTTGTCATCTTGGAGAAGGTATTTCAGGCCAGGGAGGTCTCTGATTATTACTGCACGGCTGCGAAGATCCCACTTATTGGGCTGTCAACACAACGCAGTGAGAATGGAGAGCTGGGCAGGAGGGCTGCTAGAGTCCTGGCGGAGATTGAGCGGTATTCAAAATCAAGTTCTATGCCACTTACGTAGAAGGATACATAAGCCTTTACTTGGCAAAATGGAAATCATTCTTGTACATTAGATTGATTATCAAAATTTAAACTATACCCATTTGTCTTGTGTAAATATGATGCTGGAGATTTCGTACTTGTAAATTAGTCTTAGTTCAAGCCATACTATTTTTTGGGATAACATATATAATGATCAAATGCTAGTGCTTGTTTGGATGTCCTAATTTCATTAACCACACTTCTGTCCGGCTACCTTTGGTACTGGATATTTCTGCTCATTTTTTCTATATTAGCAGTCCATACTCCACAGGCAGAGAGGTTTCGTTTCAGGTTTGATCACTGTACTGTACATGTCATTGCTTCTCATTTGCACATGGATAATGAATGTTCTGGTTGAATATTATTCTGGTGAATCAATCAGCATAGCGAATGTCATAGAATAATAtggaacttaaatttgtatattATTGTTCTAATATATTGCAAATGGTAAGCCTTGGTGCAATGGTGACGTCGTTCAATTATAACCTAGGTGTAGCAGGTTCAAAACATGAAACGGCCTCTTGCACATGAGGGTAAAGCTGCATACTTTGGACCCTCTCTAGGGTCCATAATGGCAGGAGCCTCGCATACTAGAATGCCCTCTTTTATTATTCTGATTTTGGCAGCTCATCAATATGGGAGGAGCTTGTACTTGCGATTACGGAATGAAGAAAACAAAAACCAATTAAGGAATAGGTTACAAAGAACATGGAGAGATCCCATTGGTTAGTGAACTATGAAGTTCATTTGTTGAAGCATGTTTAAAACATTTGCATATACAATACTTGGTATTTTTGTTGTCATTCATCATGGGGAACCATGAGGATGAGCTTAGGCTatatttgtaacaatccaggacctcatccaaaatgactagccgtaagttattatttggattccttgattttgtataagtactcaagatctatcctCTGACATCCTCATTAGGTTAAgggtttaaatccattcaaatataaTCACAAACGCCACcatcggctctgataccatttgtaacaatttaggacctcacccaaaatggctagctagaaggtattatttggatttttcgatcttatataagtactcaagatctacccatcgaataaccgatgtgggactaaacacaaacCCGCGCGGGTCCTCACAATATTCCTACTACATTAACCACAAGCTAGCCTCCCTCAAAAACATTGAGAAATTTAGTGGTTCGCTGCTTGCAAGGTTGTTATGGCAGTTTGCAAAAATTTCTCAGCAGTCATCCCTTTCATTTAGCTATTCCTTCCTGTTGTCAAACTCTGGCATATCAAGTATATCAAGAAAAACGGATTCGTTTGTTTGGTGATACCTGGACCTTGGCCCAAATAAGCATCAGGCCTCCCCTTATAACCGAAATAGAAAACAGGGGACAAGATCCCCTGTTTCTCACGATCACGTAGAGACCCCAGCTCCTGCCGCCTCTTacactctcttcttctctcgcgTCCATCCAAAGCCGACGCCTCACGTTCCCTTCTATACCTTGTCTCCCTCTTGTTCTCTGTTCTCTCCCCTTTGAAGGAAGTAAATAATACGGTACTGAGCCCTCACTCTTCCGCCGCTTCCCACAATCTTTCtatctcatctctctctctctctctctctcatgtttTCTCTCTGCTGAGCTAGAGGCGCCTCTATTGTGCGGCCTCCCGTCTTTAATGTCAAATTTATGATTGCTAAAGCGCGATCAAAATTATAGAATATTGCAGACTTACACTTTTATTTGGTGCTAGTGTGGGCGGACAAGACATGGATCCACATTGAGAAATGCCGAAGATTACAAATTAACGTGATACAATATATATTCCGAGGCCCAAAATGCTGATTCAAATGGGATACAGTTTGGTAGAaacttttggcatatttgaaTAGCTAGAATCCTCCTACTTGCGGGAGTGACTCTTCATTTTGGATCAGATTGGTttagaaatatttttgaaatcaaACCGACTTAAATTGATTTTCTAAAATCGAAATTGACCTAACCTAATATGAAAATTGGTTCAAATTGATCTGAAAAATTCGGTTCGATTTTGGTCAGTTTATTAGGTTGAACTTGATGAGGTGGGTGAGGTGAAAGAGATTGGTGATGGTgccgaagaggaagagagaatatAAGGAAGGAGGGCGAAGACAGGTCCAGTGGCCCACCGGTTGCAGAAGATTCAGCAGTcgtgatggtggtgaggcttAGAGATGCCAATGTAGCAAGGCCATGCATGGGCCATGAGAAGCGAAATAGAGAAAAAGTTGGCCATTATTTGATCACCTAGGCTTGCATGCTAACTAGACCTAGTAGCGGACAAAGGGTGAGATTGGTCCAACATCCGGGCGCATCGAAGGTTCGACAAGGTTGGAATTAGAATAAGCAAGTAGGACTAAAATAGGGAGAGAAGAGGGAAGCAAGAGAACTTTGCGGTTTGATTGGTGGCTAGCGGTGACCAACTATAATCTTACGGCTACGAGATAGAAGGAGAGAAAAAGATAGGAAAGGGAAGAGAAGGTAGGAGATAGTGATAATAGTGCTTGGATCTTAGTTGTGAGCCTTTAAActagaggagggagaggagaaaTAAGGGTTTCTAGGCTGCCGGTATTGAGGAGGGAGAAGTAAAGGGGGTTAATGAACAGGGTAATCAGGCACTAAGGTCGAGGATGAGCTAGGGCTGTCATAGCTTGTGACGGTGGAAGTGGACGGACCGGGATGGATGAGACGGTggctaaatatgaaaataaGAGAGATCAAGGAGAGAGAGGTGTTGGACAACAACCTTCCATTTAACCTCCATTTTAGTTTCTGTTTTAGATGAGGATGCCAGCATAGAGATTTACCAAGTCCACCAACTCTAGCTGTATGATTGCAATATCAAAAGATGTAGCGCAGTTGTAGGATAACCTCCATTTCAGTTTCTGTTTTAGAGGAGGATGCTAGCATAGAGATTGACTAAGTCCACCAACTCTAGCTGTATGGTTGCTATATCAAAGGATGTATATTTGGAATGTATTCTTAATCTGTAAATGACTTTGTTCATAAAGAGAATGAATATATGGCTTTCGTACGATTGACCAAGCCCTTCTCTTCAAATCTTTCATGGTATCAAAGCCTGACTTGGCTCATGCCCGATCCTACCCACAATAATATCTTTCGCTGTAGCCTTCGTTCCCCCAAACAATCTTGTTCAATTTGTTTCGGTGAAGCTTGAAGGGCTATCATCTTATTTAAATTGGTCCTCTCAAGTTGAAGGTGCGCTTGATATTTATGGTCTTCTGAATTTTGTAGATGGTACAGAACCATGTCTAGAAGAGTTCCTACCTGCTGTAGGGATTGCTACTCCTGCTTCTAATCCAGAATTTACTATCTGGAATCAAAAAAATTGCTTCATCCTAGTTTGGATGAGGTCCACAATCTCGGAGAAGGTTCTGTCCTTGGTTTATGGTCTCAAAACTGCTCGACAAGCATGGTTAGCTGTGGTAAATCGCTTCGCTTCCCCCTCATCCTCAAAGGTGAATCAACTGAAATGCCAATTGCAGAGTCTACAGCAAGGAGGCAAGAGTGGTCCTGAGTTTGTTGAAGGAGCAAAGGTCCTTGCGAACCAATTGGTGGCCGTGGAAAAGCCCATGACGGATGAAGATTTGATTTCTCATATGCTTGGAGGACTCAACTCAGCATACACTCCTTTTATATCCAATGTTTTATTTTGCACAACGTGAGAGGTCACTTTCACTCACTGACTTTCAATCAAAATTATTTGCATTTGAAGCCTTGCTTGAAAATCACCAGAGAAGTGTGCAAAATGATCACATCAACTTTGCTATGATGGCAAATACATTCGGTGGAGGAAAGAACCCAAAGAAGAATAATAGAAATTGGCAGCAGCTTCGTCCCAACGCTGCTCCCATTTTGACTCAGAGACCTGCTCAAGCTGACAAACCCATTCCAAACAGAATTCCGGCTTGGGCAAAAACTCAAGATTTTGACCCTTATACTTGTTAAATTTGTAGAAAAAAGAGTCACATGGCACTTGACTGTTTTCACTGCTATGACTATAATTACCAAGGTCGTCACCCTCCTCAACAATTGGCGGCTATGGCGGCTCATTCCAATTCTCTCCATGAGGACAACACTTGGTATATAGATAACAGTGCTAATCAACATATCACAACGGATGTTTCAAACCTTCACTTGTCTGAGCCGTATCATGGAGATGACAAATTAGATGTGGGTATTGGTAATGTTTTACAAATTAAGCACACCGGTAAACTTACGTTACATGCATCCTCCTCATCCCTACACTTATAAAATGTCCTCCATTGTCCACAAGCAGCAGTTAATCTCTTATCTATTAATAAGCTTTGTTTAGATAATGACTGCTATTTTATCCTAACCGGCTCTCAATTTTTGTTAAGGACAATCACACAGGACGAACGTTGCTAGCAGGGCGGAGTGAAGGAGGTCTCTATCCTATTCAAGTTGATCAAAAATCTATTAATAAATTTCGGTCTCATGCTGGTTTTCTCGGTGTTCGGACTACACTTGATGTTTGGCATGCGAGGTTAGGTCATCCTTCCTCCCAAGTCACCAAAAATATAGTCAAGACTTTTGATTTACCTGTTTTTGAATCCTTTAACCTTAAGTCTATTTGTGAATCTTGTTTATTGGGAAAAGCTAAATAATTACCTTTTGGTGAGTCTTCTCGTACTACATTATCTAAATTAGAACTTATTCATTCTGATGTCTGGGTCTCTCGTATATCATCTTCTAAGGGTCATCGATATTATGTTATCTTCATAGATGGTTACTCTAGATTCACTTGGTTGTACCCTCTCAAAAATAAATCCGAAGTATTCTCATGTTTTCTGCACTTTAAATCTTCTATTGAAAATCGTTTCTCTACAACGATTAAACAACTCCAATGTGATAATGGTGGTGATATCTCTCAAACCAATTTCAAATTTTTCTTCGTAAATGTGGTATCCATCAACGCCTTTCATGTCCTTATACTTCTTAGCAAAATAGCTTGGCTGAAAGAAAACACAAACATATTATGGAAGTCGGTCTCTCACTTTTAGCTCAATCATATTTACCTATAAAATTCTGGGTTCATGCCTTTATGACAATTGTGTACCTTATTAATAGGGTTCCCACACCTGTCTTGACTAATATGTCTCCCTATGCAAAATTGATTGAGAAAAACCCAGAGTATTCTTTAATGAGGACCTTCGGATGTGCCTGTTACCCATTATTGAGACCCCACACGAATCACAAGCTAGCCTTCAGGAGTAAACAATGCATTTTCCTTAGATATTCCCCCCACCATCACGGCTATCGATGCTTAGACCTAGTCTCTCATAAAATATACATCTCTCGCAATATGGCCTTCGATGAGCAAAACTTTCTAACAAAAGGATGGACCTCCTCTGCTACACCAAATGCCTCTGTGCCAG
The Phoenix dactylifera cultivar Barhee BC4 unplaced genomic scaffold, palm_55x_up_171113_PBpolish2nd_filt_p 001654F, whole genome shotgun sequence genome window above contains:
- the LOC103711617 gene encoding U-box domain-containing protein 44-like isoform X3; this translates as MQKAEFEASQAQLRIVEKLDQGLHERKRDQSFANNMLEEIARTVGVPVEPSEINEELSSLKREKEEAAAHKERAEEIFLEQVIELLSRADAAIDQEEIEQQYRLRVQSVENYATQDVHIPPLKSFMCPITGKVMVDPVSLCTGTACERTAIEDWLESGRTTDPDTGQVLEDFTLRSNIGLRQSIEEWRELNYCLKIRSAKGKLQSGNDSLFVDAFDLLQEVIHENPMNKDWIAIEGLIDIIVPMVGSSHNKDLKRQALVTLTAIIEGHSRNKNRVVEAGGVDRIVVCLVRGSGISKAAIKLLFELLQDGSTWKESTCTKLKQQSSAIFFLVTLLHGTDRESEEKAEVILSKLCDDDDDAISAAAACGWYKPLIDHLCHGPERSRMAMARFLVETEFIDQNIKLLGEGGAIPPLVKMASGNLESKDLALSALAKLLSCRDNKRIVASAGGVPLVIEHIFSSHAPTIIVAKCSEILERLSSDDGIEFLVDANGTRLELGPIITNLMAILQKSNSSPTIRKPVLRSLLNICKSEEILAEKTVAATNGVSLVLPLLEDPDQDIRELALKLIHHFSQNEPDGIADFLLDSRLETFVGFLEGDTCSDAQVAAAGLIACLPKSEVALTNSLIKLDVIPILLNMLRIGTAEAKETVLGALFRFTDPSNIEMQQLVVNLGAYPLLVSILQSGSTTAKARAAALIGNLSSNSSRLTAAPVRTGCWCFRASPPSVCELHGGICDMTSTFCLLKAKALPCLVNLLQEHQDATTYETLQALGTLVQDGLSYRGAKILHQAGAIDLILGVLNWGSVALKEAALVILEKVFQAREVSDYYCTAAKIPLIGLSTQRSENGELGRRAARVLAEIERYSKSSSMPLT
- the LOC103711617 gene encoding U-box domain-containing protein 44-like isoform X2 — translated: MTLIELIPIGTILAVLTDQVLATAAAARDVLIEKESFKALSKYLYDIEPVLKQLQLRELNDTQAARQALEFLKDDVKKAKDIVDKYKNRARFYLLVRCRSIVGEIQDVTRDIGRSLAALSLASTEVLSDISERVNRLHGEMQKAEFEASQAQLRIVEKLDQGLHERKRDQSFANNMLEEIARTVGVPVEPSEINEELSSLKREKEEAAAHKERAEEIFLEQVIELLSRADAAIDQEEIEQQYRLRVQSVENYATQDVHIPPLKSFMCPITGKVMVDPVSLCTGTACERTAIEDWLESGRTTDPDTGQVLEDFTLRSNIGLRQSIEEWRELNYCLKIRSAKGKLQSGNDSLFVDAFDLLQEVIHENPMNKDWIAIEGLIDIIVPMVGSSHNKDLKRQALVTLTAIIEGHSRNKNRVVEAGGVDRIVVCLVRGSGISKAAIKLLFELLQDGSTWKESTCTKLKQQSSAIFFLVTLLHGTDRESEEKAEVILSKLCDDDDDAISAAAACGWYKPLIDHLCHGPERSRMAMARFLVETEFIDQNIKLLGEGGAIPPLVKMASGNLESKDLALSALAKLLSCRDNKRIVASAGGVPLVIEHIFSSHAPTIIVAKCSEILERLSSDDGIEFLVDANGTRLELGPIITNLMAILQKSNSSPTIRKPVLRSLLNICKSEEILAEKTVAATNGVSLVLPLLEDPDQDIRELALKLIHHFSQNEPDGIADFLLDSRLETFVGFLEGDTCSDAQVAAAGLIACLPKSEVALTNSLIKLDVIPILLNMLRIGTAEAKETVLGALFRFTDPSNIEMQQLVVNLGAYPLLVSILQSGSTTAKARAAALIGNLSSNSSRLTAAPVRTGCWCFRASPPSVCELHGGICDMTSTFCLLKAKALPCLVNLLQEHQDATTYETLQALGTLVQDGLSYRGAKILHQAGAIDLILGVLNWGSVALKEAALVILEKVFQAREVSDYYCTAAKIPLIGLSTQRSENGELGRRAARVLAEIERYSKSSSMPLT
- the LOC103711617 gene encoding U-box domain-containing protein 44-like isoform X1, producing MKCCCTYRHLISSPWFILVFLGQIPSLEVLTDQVLATAAAARDVLIEKESFKALSKYLYDIEPVLKQLQLRELNDTQAARQALEFLKDDVKKAKDIVDKYKNRARFYLLVRCRSIVGEIQDVTRDIGRSLAALSLASTEVLSDISERVNRLHGEMQKAEFEASQAQLRIVEKLDQGLHERKRDQSFANNMLEEIARTVGVPVEPSEINEELSSLKREKEEAAAHKERAEEIFLEQVIELLSRADAAIDQEEIEQQYRLRVQSVENYATQDVHIPPLKSFMCPITGKVMVDPVSLCTGTACERTAIEDWLESGRTTDPDTGQVLEDFTLRSNIGLRQSIEEWRELNYCLKIRSAKGKLQSGNDSLFVDAFDLLQEVIHENPMNKDWIAIEGLIDIIVPMVGSSHNKDLKRQALVTLTAIIEGHSRNKNRVVEAGGVDRIVVCLVRGSGISKAAIKLLFELLQDGSTWKESTCTKLKQQSSAIFFLVTLLHGTDRESEEKAEVILSKLCDDDDDAISAAAACGWYKPLIDHLCHGPERSRMAMARFLVETEFIDQNIKLLGEGGAIPPLVKMASGNLESKDLALSALAKLLSCRDNKRIVASAGGVPLVIEHIFSSHAPTIIVAKCSEILERLSSDDGIEFLVDANGTRLELGPIITNLMAILQKSNSSPTIRKPVLRSLLNICKSEEILAEKTVAATNGVSLVLPLLEDPDQDIRELALKLIHHFSQNEPDGIADFLLDSRLETFVGFLEGDTCSDAQVAAAGLIACLPKSEVALTNSLIKLDVIPILLNMLRIGTAEAKETVLGALFRFTDPSNIEMQQLVVNLGAYPLLVSILQSGSTTAKARAAALIGNLSSNSSRLTAAPVRTGCWCFRASPPSVCELHGGICDMTSTFCLLKAKALPCLVNLLQEHQDATTYETLQALGTLVQDGLSYRGAKILHQAGAIDLILGVLNWGSVALKEAALVILEKVFQAREVSDYYCTAAKIPLIGLSTQRSENGELGRRAARVLAEIERYSKSSSMPLT